One stretch of Glycine soja cultivar W05 chromosome 7, ASM419377v2, whole genome shotgun sequence DNA includes these proteins:
- the LOC114418283 gene encoding AAA-ATPase At2g46620-like has product MSGYSPMFLVILSVVVGFTIRWFLFKTGLIHTIRIRFPRVVDWFHVYQFLKVPEFNETNMQRNNLHRKVSLYLHSLPSIEDADYTNLITANDQSDIVLRLDPNQTIEDRFLGARLYWFNQKTEPNRISSFVLQIRKTDKRRILRQYLRHIDTIADEMNNQSKRHLRLFMNAGAGGGTRWRSVPFNHPATFETMAMEKDLKNKIKSDLESFLKAKQYYRKLGRAWKRSYLLYGASGTGKSSFVAAMANFLRYDVYDVDLSKIRGDSDLKFLLTETTAKSVILVEDLDRFMEPESETATAVTASGIQSFMDGIVSACCGEERVMVFTMNSKECVDPNLLRPGRVDVHIHFPVCDFSAFKTLASSYLGVREHKLFAQVEDIFRHGATLSPAEISELMIANRNSPSRAIKSVIGALQSDGEGRRSYADSIGRRIEGDDVDEAPCGGDGFSTVKDLRKFYGFFKLRNPRRTSQQSNSSPHDR; this is encoded by the coding sequence ATGTCTGGTTACAGCCCCATGTTCCTCGTAATCCTCAGTGTCGTCGTAGGTTTCACGATTCGGTGGTTCCTGTTCAAAACGGGATTGATACACACCATAAGAATACGCTTCCCAAGGGTCGTGGATTGGTTCCACGTGTACCAGTTCCTCAAAGTCCccgaatttaacgaaaccaataTGCAGCGGAATAACCTTCACCGCAAAGTTTCTCTCTATTTGCATTCCCTCCCTTCAATAGAAGACGCTGACTACACCAATCTCATAACCGCTAATGACCAAAGCGACATCGTTTTGCGCCTCGACCCGAACCAAACCATCGAGGACCGCTTCCTCGGGGCCAGACTCTATTGGTTCAACCAAAAAACCGAACCGAACCGGATTTCCTCCTTCGTTCTCCAAATCAGAAAAACTGATAAACGCCGCATCCTCCGCCAGTACCTCCGCCACATCGACACCATCGCCGACGAGATGAACAACCAAAGCAAGCGCCATTTACGGCTGTTCATGAACGCCGGCGCCGGCGGAGGAACACGGTGGAGATCCGTTCCGTTTAATCATCCGGCGACGTTTGAAACGATGGCGATGGAGAAGGATCTCAAGAACAAGATCAAATCAGATCTCGAATCGTTTCTCAAGGCGAAGCAGTATTACCGGAAACTCGGCCGCGCGTGGAAGAGGAGCTATCTCTTGTATGGTGCCTCCGGCACCGGAAAATCGAGCTTCGTCGCCGCGATGGCGAACTTCCTCCGCTACGACGTGTACGACGTGGATCTCTCCAAGATTCGCGGCGATTCGGATCTGAAGTTTCTGTTGACGGAAACGACGGCGAAGTCGGTAATCCTGGTGGAGGATCTGGACCGGTTTATGGAACCAGAATCGGAGACAGCGACGGCGGTTACCGCGTCGGGAATCCAGAGCTTCATGGACGGGATCGTTAGCGCGTGTTGCGGCGAGGAGAGGGTGATGGTGTTCACGATGAACAGCAAGGAGTGCGTGGACCCGAACCTGCTGCGGCCGGGTCGGGTCGACGTGCACATCCACTTTCCGGTGTGCGATTTCTCGGCGTTCAAGACGCTGGCGAGCAGCTACCTCGGCGTGAGGGAGCACAAGCTGTTCGCGCAGGTGGAGGATATTTTCCGGCACGGTGCGACTCTCAGCCCCGCCGAGATCAGCGAGTTGATGATCGCGAACCGGAACTCGCCGAGTCGCGCCATCAAATCGGTGATCGGGGCGCTGCAATCGGACGGTGAAGGGAGAAGATCGTACGCGGATTCAATCGGACGGCGGATAGAGGGTGATGACGTGGACGAAGCGCCCTGTGGTGGGGACGGGTTCTCTACGGTTAAGGATTTAAGGAAGTTTTACGGTTTCTTCAAATTGCGGAACCCCAGAAGAACTTCTCAACAGTCCAACTCCTCGCCCCATGATAGATAA